The Phaseolus vulgaris cultivar G19833 chromosome 5, P. vulgaris v2.0, whole genome shotgun sequence genomic interval GGTTTCCTGCTAACCGAGAGAGGTATAGAGAAGAACCTCGATAAAAGTGCAACAATTATTGAAATGAGAAGTCCAGCTAatgtgaaggaagtgcaacaaATGACCAGGCGCATGGCCACCTTGTCTCGTTTTTTATCAGCCTATGGAGAAAAATGGTATCCTTATTTTCAATGCCTTAAGAGAAATAATCATTtcgcatggactgatgaatgcaaAAGGGCTTTCGCCAAGCTAAAGGAATACTTGGCTAGTCCTTTAGTTCTCGACAAACCAACCCTGGGAATTGCTATTCGTCTATACTTTTCAATAACAGATCAGGCTATCAACTCAGTTATCTTGCAAGAGTAGGAGAAGGTGCAAAAGTCGTTCTACTTCATAAGTGAGGTGCTACAAAGACCAGAAGTGTGGTATCAAGCTATCAAAAAAGATGCTCTAGATGTGGTGTTCACAGCTCGACGACTTCACCATTACTTCCAAAGTTTTGTAGTTGTAATGACCGACCTACCCATTCGTAAGGTTCTGCAAAAGCCCGACATTGCAGGACAGATGTTGCGTGGGCGATTGAGTTGTCCGAATTCGACATATAGTACGAACTGCGAGGACCAATTAAAGATCAGGTATATGTAGACTTCATGGTAGAACTTTCACCCAAGGACTTCAAGCCTGACCCTAATGATTTCCGATGGGTCCTTTTAGTCGATGGGTCCTCTAACCAAATAAGGGACCGAAGCTAGAGCCATTCTAGAGGGACCAAATGGGCTTTTAATAGAACAAACTCTTAGGTTTGCATTTaaggcaagcaacaaccaagtTGAGTATGAGGCCTTGATAGCCAGAATGTTGTTGGCAAAGGAGTTGGGAGCTCAACGCTTGCTGGCAAAAGGTGACTCGTTGCTCGTAACCGGAAAAGTCACAGGCGAATATAAAGCCAAGGACCCACAATTAGCCTCGTACCTCAGATATGTGAAGATCCTAAGAGCAGCTTTCTCTGCATTTGACCTTATTCATGTCCCCAGAGAACAAAATTCTCGAGCGTACTTGTTGTCTAAATTGGCTAGCTCGGGGAAAGGAGGTTGGCAAAGGTCAGTAATCCAACAGACCTTGAAATCACCCAGGACAACCGCAAGGGGGCTGTTCGAGGTTGACCACCTAAAGGTCTGGCAGATCAGTCCAGAAAAAGGGAGTAGGCATCGATCGGTGATCCAGGAAACCCTGAAAGCCCCAAGGATAACCATTCATGAACTTCCCAAACATGAACGTTTTGAGGTTATGCAGATCAATACCACAGATACTTGGTTAACACCTTATAGACGGTATCTTGTTGATGGATTACTTCCCTCTAAGCCCACGGAGGCTAAAATTATCAAAAGAAACATAGGTCAGTATACCCTAATAGATGGACACCTATTTCGTGATGGTTATACTCATCCACTCCTCACCTGTGTAAGTGGATATCAATGCACCCAGATAATGTTCGAACTTCACAAAGGTATTTGTGGCAGTCACATCGATGGACGAGCTCTCTCGTTAAAACTCATCCGAGTAGGGTACTATTGGCCGACGATGATTATGGGAAATATGTCTAGCGGTGTGAACAATGTCTGAAGCACGCATACTGGTGCCATGCACCGGTCGAGGAGTTGTGATCATTTTCAGCCCATGACCCTTCAATACTTGGGGAATAGACATTTTGGGCCCTTTCCCTTTAGCCCTACGCCAGATGAAATACATCATCGTCGCCATCAAGTATTTTACTAAGTGGATTGAAGCTGAACCGGTTGCACAAATAATTGCCCATAAAGTCCAacattttgtatggaagaaaaTTGTATGTCATTTTGAAATTTCGAGGCACCTAGTATCCGACAATGGAACCCAGATTTCCAGCCGACAATTAGGAAAGTTGTGCACGGAGCTTGTGATATAACAGGTCTTCACCTCGGTAGAACACGAAAAAACAAATGGGCAGGCCGAGTTGGCCAAGAGGGTTGTATTGAGAGGTCTGAAAAAAGGAGACTTGAAAAGGTGAAAAAGGAAATTGGTCAAAAGAAATTCCAAGAATTGTGTGGTcctatcacaccaccccacgaTCAACAAAAAAAGAAACGCCATTCAATTTAATATATTGGTCGGATGCGATAATACCAGTGGAAGTACAAGAAAATTCATCTAGATTCCAAAGTTTCGTCactgaagaatccaacgaaggaagaagaatgaactTAGATTTACTGGAAGATGCACGTGATAATGTCGTATAAATTCGAAAGCCTAGAAGAGTGGAATTGAGGCACAAAATCAAAATGAAACCTCGACAATTCAAGGTCGCCGACTTGGTCGTGAGGAAAGCCCACCTCTATCATATGAACAACAAGCTGTCTCCGAATGGACTGACCCATTCCGTGTGGTCGAGGTACTCAGAAACAGCGCATACAAGTTGGAAACTCTGGGTGGGGGAGCCATCCCTTGGACGTGGAATGTGacaaatctcaaattttatttcagttaagatgcCTAGATTTGGATTTCTTTCTTTTGAacactatatttttatttgaggtGACACTATTTTTCCCTAAAAAGGGGcattttaatgaggtcacccagtaataaatttgtttcttcgGAGATATGTGTGAGATAagtttatttgaattgaatAGCGTAATCACCCAAGATGGCACACGGTAAGACGACCTAATTCGGGGTGATCACGATTACCCGTGTATAGACACCATGTGAGATGAATTGATTTCAACGGGTGAGGTTGTCCGAGATGgcacatggtaagacgacctaactcaaaacaaatatatttacttGAGTATAGGCGCCTTGTGGAATGAGTTGACATTGAACAGGTGTAGTCATCTGAACTAgcacatggtaagacgacctagctcggAGCAGATGCAGCTGCCTGAGGAGGTGCCCTGTGAGGGAGATTAACTTGGAGCACATGTGATAGTCGCATGGTAAGATTACCCAGCTCATGGGTGAATACTGTCGAAGCTCATAATTTCGCCAAACCCAAGTTTGGGTCAACCTTGCAAAATTTATGACGTCGTACCCTTTGGATGACTTGTGAAAATAACTGTGTTGAAAATTTCAAGCAAGCGATGGGCAAGTTAGGTTAAAGTGGCATACAACTCAGCCAACCACAAAGGTATCGATCGTCAAAACGTAGCCTTTCATTAAGAACTAATTCTGTTTATATGTTTCATCCCACCCCAATTAGCAAGGTCATATTATGTTAATCATGCTATAGTCAGGGTGTAAAATTAGGTCAGCTCGATCGGCAAAGCATTTGTTCATACCTTCATGTGCAATAAGTAAAACCTTTAGATTTCAAAATAATGTACATCTAAGAATTCAAAATGCTGAATAAATATCGCCAAGGAGTTTAAGCATTAAATAAGTTCAAcatttaaaagtaaatattaaatacaatcCATAAAAGTTCGAATTAAGAATCCCCCCTAGCTTTCCATCAACCACAATCTTGCCCGGATCTACCTCTAAGAAGTCTACAGGGTGGACAACAGTTGCCTGCTCCAAATCAGCTTTAAATCCAACAATGTAGGATTGGGTGGCGTCCTTTTTAAAGGGGTCAGTTGCCTTAGAAAAATCTTCTTCTTTGCGCATCATTTCTTTCTCAAGTCTTCAACCTCATTTGAGAGTGTTCGCTTCTCTTCGGCCAAAGCTAGTCCCTCTTGGGTCTTGTCAACCAAAGCCACACCCGAACGGTTAACTTCAACTTGAAGGTGTTCAACTTCTTGATGAAATTCCATATTCTCTTTAACCCTTCGGTCTTCAGCTTTTTTCCGATCCTTCACCTTGACGTTGATTAGGCAAGTCAGGGAAAATGGTTGACCGAGGAGTTTCTCGGTGTCGTGATGGAGGCGATCTTCGTCAAGAGCCATCAACCTGACCTTATCTTCGTCAAGCAATAAGAACGACTCGCCATGTGTTGGAATGTCAAAATTGGGATCCCATAAGCTTTTCCTTTGTAAACTTTCTGCCTCACACTCTTGGATAGTTATGACCTCCTGATAGGGGCTCGTCCATTTGACTGTGAGTGCTCGGTAGGAGGAGCTACCTCTAATCTCTTCCTTTTAAAGACAAGTGCTCGAGGGGTACGTCCAAGTTCTGAAGGGGTCGCTCTCGGTGTTCGAGTTGGTACACGTCCCTAGAGAGCTGAATGCCCGAGCTGatttgctagctaagctcggcagttcaggcaaggggggcagacagaggaccgtCAGAAGACACATCGAACCTTCACAACAGATAATTTGGTGGGGGTCCATCAGGTCAGCACGTTGAGAGGAGGGGCGAGGAGTCATGGGTCACTGACTTAGGAGATACTCAGAACTCCCAGGATAAGTACATATCCAACCCTTGGGGAAGAATCATTGCAAGCCTACctggttgaaggaggagaaacctGGATGATGCCCTACAAGCGCTACCTGGCTGATGGGATACTCCAGTTGGAATCCACAgaggccagaaaaataaagaaaaattctgcCAAGTACACTCTCATCGACGAAGAgctgttcagacacgggttcacccaccAAATCTTGGTATGTGTAAGCGGCGACCAATGCGCACGTATAATGgtagagctccacgaagggatatgtgggagtcacattgGTGGTCGATCTCTAGCATCGAAGGCCATTCGTGCTGGATACTATTGACCAACCGTAAGGGAGGACTGCACGAGGTACGCACAGCAGTGCAAGCACTGTCAGCAACATgttgactggcacaaggcgccaccagaagagcccaggtcgatttacagcccctggccattccatacttggggaatcgatatcctgGGACCCTTTCCCTTGGCGATAGGAcaaatgaagtacctcgtgggcCATaaagtacttcacgaagtggatagaggaTGAGCCAGTGGCGCAGATCACGACCCATAAGATCCagcacttcgtgtggaagaacatagtgtgccgcttCGGGTACCGAAGTGTTTGGTGTCTGATAATGGCACAtagtttgcaagccaacagcTAGGCAAGCTATGCACATAAGTTggaataaagcaggtgttcgcatcagtcgagcaCCCCTACATGAATGGGTAGGTCGAGTCTGCCAATCGAGTCCTGCTCAGAGGATTGAAGAGAAGCCtcgagaaggccaaagggaTGTGGGTAGAGGAGGtccctagaattgtgtgggcataccacaccactccccatTCCACCACCAGAGAAACACCtttcagcttggtgtatgggtcgaaCGCGTTGATTCCCGTGGAGATCTAGGAGAGCTCGCCACgcttccaaaacttcgtggctgaagagtccaacgaagagagaaaggtgaacctagacctactagatgaagtcagggaggaggcaagaatTAAAGTTGAAGCCTTGAAGGGAAGGGTGGAGTACAAACACAACTCCAAGTTGAAGCCTCGCCAGTTtcaggtcgccgacctggtgatgcggaaggcccacccgtaccagctagagaacaatctgtctcccaagtggactagTCCTTTCAGAGTGACAGATGCCCTTGGGAATGGGGCGTACAGGCTTGAGACGTTGGAGGGAGGCGCGATTCCTCGTACATGGAATGCGACCAACCTTAAGTTTTACTGCAGTTGAACTTTAGCATTGTACATAGTTTTAGTGgatgctctttttcccttacaagggttttgtaatgaggtcacccaataaatttcAATTGAAGTATATTCTCAAATTTTTTGTACAATGTAGTTATGAACCGTTCACTTGCGTTAGCAGTCTCGAGagcgggaaaggtaggttcgtagggaacacctcccccctcgagtgagaacgccaagaaTGAACAAGTATGGTTTTCCAGTGAAATCCTccttcgcctttgagcgaagatCAAGTCAGTTACGAACCATTTGCTTGGGTTAGAAGTCCTGAGTGCGGGAAGGGTAAGTTCGCaaagaacacctccccctcgagtgagaacgccaaggccGAACAAGTATGGTTCACCAGCGAAATCCTCCTTCACCTTTGAGCGAAGATGAGGTCAGTTATAAGTTGTTTCCCTTGGGTTAGAGGTCTCGAGAGCGGGAACGGTAGGTTcacagagaacacctccccctcgagtgagaatgCCAAGGCCGAACAGCGTAGTTCacagttaaatcctcccttTACTTTAAGCAAGGGCGAGGTCAGTCAAGAACCTTCCCCATGGGTTAGAGGTCTCGAGGGTGGGCAGGATGGTTCACAGAGAACACCTCCCTTTCCCGTTGAGTGAGAACACCAGGGGAAAGAAGTAAGGTTcgccagttaaatcctcccttgACTTTATACAGCAAGGACGAGGTCAGCTATGAGTTTCTCCTCGGGCTAGAAGTCTCGAGACTGGGCAGGATGGTTCGCAGagaacgaccccccccccccctctttcTCTAGTGAGAGTGCCGTAGTGGAGACAGTGTGGTCCAGAAGGTGAGTTCTCCCGAAACCCATGGTGGACAGATAGGGGACAGACACGGATCTCTCCTTGGATGAGGAAACTCAAAGCGGGATAGCGCGGAGTGCGCCTCCCTCTTGAGCAAGAACGCCAAGGTGAGGACGTCACGGCTCGCTAGCAGCATCAGTAAACAGCTCCTTACTTAGAGAGATAGGAGCAAAGTCAGATGGAGGGTCTCCCTCTCCCTTGCCCTATGAAACAGGTTCGGAGAATGACTATCAGAAGTTCCCTCTCCTTTGTTTGCGGGGGTGAGTTCAGTTGCAGGTTAGTATGCGCGCCCCAACTGCCTAAGTAAGGCAGGGCGGGGGTGGATAGGTGTGCTACCTAGAGTATGAATGATCGTCAGAAGCGTTGTTGGCGGATAGTTAGTGCAAGGCACGATAGTTAGCGATCAAGACGAAGAGGCAAATTAAAGTTTGATAAAGACGTAGTCGTTAACAGGCCAAGTTCGAGAAAGCAGTTAAAGCAGTTAAAGTCAAACAAAGCATTcataaatataaagaaattgTTCATCAAGGGGCCAAGTACAAGTTAAGAAGGAGGGGCCCTAGGCACAACCTGCCCATCTACGACTCAGTTCGACGTCGCGAAGGGTGAGGTGTCCATCTCAGGATGCACGCAGGCAACCTAAGCAAGGGTATCCTCGAACCCTGTCGCGTAGGCGTCGGCAGCATCTTCGATGAGTTATGTCTCAGTTTTCTTGAAGGATTCAGCTTGTTGGGCAAGTTCACCCTCCACCCAGCCAAGCTGCACCTCTTGGTTGGTGGCCCTCTCttcaagcttggccatcttgGCCTTGGTTTCTTTTGCCTCCTCTTCAAACTCTACCACCCTGGTGCGCAAAGGCAAGACTTTCGACTCTAGCTCGGTGTACTCCTGACCCTTGTCGAAAAGCCGCTTCTTGGCGTCCTTCTCAGATTGGCGGAGACTGCTTAGTTCTTGCGTCATAGCAGTTGCACGAGTGACAAAGGCCCGAGCCAGTTGGGCCAGCTCATCCTTTTTCCTCTCCTCCGCCAAGGCCAGATCTTCCTTCGCCTTTGCCTCCGCCAGAGCCAGTTGCTCTTTTATCCTCGCCTCAGCCTTGCTCGCGAGGGCGTTGGAATGGACAAGGAACTCACCTAGACCACGACCCATGTGCTCCCTTATCACATCCTCGTCCAAGTCCGTCGTTGCCCCTTTTTCTTGGAAGCTTTTGAGGGCGTGCTGAACGACAGTGGGTAGCTCGGGGGCGGGAGGAGTTTGGTCATTCCCAGGGGCGCTCTCCCCACCACCCTCGAGCACGAGGAGTTCACGGGGGAGGAGGCACTAGGAGGTTGATCCCTGAAGGTGGCGAGACGATTGTTGGTGGCAAAGTGAGAGATCGTCGTTGCGACCACCCTACGCCTTTTGAAGACGACGCCCTCCCTAGAGTCCTCGTCCCAGAGTCAATCTCCACGAccctttttttcttctcaagGGGGGTTGGGGCAAGTGAGGCCTGGACAGCGGTGAGGGGGACCGCAGCAATAGGAGCAGAAGGGGCTGAAGCACCAGCGCCACTCATTGCCCCTTGACGGCGGGCAAGCGCATCAGCGAGCCTCGCCCTCTTCTCCTCGTTTTGTACCATACCTACACCAAGATAAGAAGATATGAGAAGACAGTAATGTATTACAAGAGGTCAGCATGAAGAAGCATAATATACAAGTATAATAGGGTGAAGATAGGTATGCATAGTGAAGTGAAGAAGGAAGTAGAGACAAACCGATGTAGCCCTTGAGGCTCGAGGAGCTGAATTTGTGCTTGATCAGTTGGGCCATGTTGAACACTGCCCCTAGACTAGCAAGAACTTGGCACACTTCGCGATCGGGAGGGGCCAGTTCCTCAAGGGTCTTGGGCTTTTTGAGCTTCAACTCCCCCACCTAGTACAGGGGGAACCCATCCAGTAGGGAGGGGTCGTGTTCGGTgcagcacaccctaaagaacttccctttgaagcccttataggattgctggaagagcgTGAGGAGGACTCTCCCTGCCACGCCACTAAAGCTCACCCAGAGGTTCTTCCCGGGCTCTTAGCttcaaagaaatgaaggaagatgTCGACGGAAGCGGGgtgcccaaagtggttgcaTAATATAGTGAACACTCTCATGAAGGCCAAGATTTTGGGATGCAGCTGGGCGGgggccacgttgatctccgtcagcaacGCCCTCTCGAAGCCAGTGAGTGGGAGATGAGGTTTGATCCGTTTAAAAATAGTGGagtaaaggaagaagaagagctcTCCTTCGTTGGCCTGGTCATCAGCGCACACGGGTTCGCCCTTCGCGCAAGGACGAACCGAGACTTAAGAATCACTCTCCCTCCTAAACACTCTTCCTTTATAGAAGGGCTTTTCGTCCCGGTGCTTCCTCATGTTCTCGTTGGAGTTGAGAGTGGAGGTCTTGGTGAGGAGTTCAGTGGAAGCCCAAGGGTAGAGGGCTTTGTAATCTACGCTGGGAGGAGGATTGGAGGTGGTTTTTGTTCAAGCCATCTCGAAGAGAGCtaaaaaagcaagaaaagaaaggaagaaaatgaGGGTTCAAAAGAAGGCGATGGTGTAACTCGGTAAAACCAGAAAGACAGAGGACTCGAAGAAACCTAGAAAACAGAGGAACAGAGAAAACTTAAAATACAGAAatttaaacagtcccaggcagttacCAAGCAGCGGAATTGAAAGACAAGGGCGATAATGCATAAAGGTCATACCTTTTGATCGAAGGGGGCTGAAAGTTCTGGTTTTTGGAGAAAGAAAAGTGAGAGCGttcgaagaagaagatgaaatgtGCAAAGAAGTTtcagaaagtgatggaacagtgatcGAAGCGCGCGTTTTTTAATGCTTGACGTAAACAAAGAAGCGCAAGCGATGTTAAGTCATGGTCGTTGATCAAGACACGTGTGCGCATATTAAAAAAGGCACAGAGAAGTGTCACTTCGGTGCACTGTTCACGTCCCGTCACATAGGGCCACATAGGTCGCCAGAGGCGAAGACTTAGTCTCTTCGTTGAACAAGTtaacagctcgagactgggggacttatgtaccgaccagtcctcagACGTAGTTGACCGCTAGTAATGGTGGGTCACTTAAGTTGGGTCCCACGAGTGGCGTGGCCCAGTGTCTCGCGAGACACGTGAACCAAGGTGCTGAAGAGTGGTCAGACGTGGATCACCAGGATGTGCTGATGTGTCCTGGCCACAGAGTGAGGGCGAAgtgacatcggacatcggtgatTCAAACAGCAGAgttgggccacgagaggtggatcccagaccatacaccagttatcagtagaGAGAAGTCTAAATCACGAGGGGTTCATGCGTGTGGTGTGAACGACGCATTCAAGCGTAGcacaagtaaagagccactgggAGAGCTACATGCATGTCATGTGAatagctagggcactcccatGACGGATGGccctagagattaggtgcacaagttggtacccaagtggtcatcccgtcagaggttgcaatCCAGTAAAggagccttacgcgctagatcgccttaagagtgggtgatagcgACGCTAAGGCAAACCCTCAGTGAACCTAATTGCAGATAGCGGAAACCCTagactatataaagggaagtaatAAACCTAACAAGGTACGCAACATTTACGCGAATACACGCACAGATTTCACAAAGCTTTTACGACTAAGtattttggtgtttcctagccccagtactgacttgagcgtcggactGCAAACGGGTACAATCAGATTCGGATGCACCCCAATGATGAGAACAAGACTGCTTTCATGACAGAACTCGATAGCTATTGTTACAAGGTCATGTCCTTTGGCCTAAAAAACGTTGGCGCTACTTACCAGCGATTGATGGACAAGATTCTCACCCCCTTGCTCTGGCTAAATGTGCAGGCGTACGTGGACGACATGTTCGTTACCTCCAAGGAGAAAGAGCAGCATGTGACAGATCTTAAGGAGTTGTTAGCGACATAGCTAGGTATAACCTAAAGTTAAACCCcgaaaaatgtgtgtttggggTGGAGGCATGGAAGTTCCTTGGATTTCTATTAACCGAGAGAGGCATAGAAGCTAACCCTGACAAGTGTTCCGCCATCATTGAAATGAGGAGCCCTGCCACTATCAAAGAAGTCCAACAACTAACTGGACGGATGGCAACTCTCTCCCATTTCCCATCAGCCAGTGGAGACAAGGGTTATCCGTATTTCCATTTCCTAAAGAAGAACAATCGCTTTGTGTGGACTTCTAAGtgtgaggaagctttcgtccAGTTGAAGGAGTATTTAGTCAGCCCTCCCATTCACGGTAAGCTGATGGCGAGTGTTTCTCTCCGCCTGTATTTTTCTATCACAGATCAGGCAATTAGCTCAATAATAGTGCAAGACTAGGTTTAGAAGCCAATTAACTTCATCAGCAAGGTGCTACAGGGGTCCGAGGAACGTTACCAAGCGATAGAGAAAGTTGCGCTGGCGGTAGTATTCACAGCTAGGAGATTACGACACTAATTTCACAGCTTCACTGTGAtagtgatgactgacctgcccaacCATAAGGTTTTACAGAAGCCTAACAGAGCAGGGCGCATGGTGAGGTGGTCAGTAGAGTTGTCTGAGTTTGACATCCACTGTGAACCCAGAGGGTCGATTAAAGGACAGGTATATGCTGATTTCATTGTCGAATTGATGTCTGGGTGCCCTCACCCAGATCTCAGGGATTTTCAGTGGATATTGTCGGTAGATGAACAGTCTTTGAAGTTCGCATTtaaggctagcaacaatcaagccGAGTATGAAGCATCGATAGCAGGGATGTTGCTATCCCAGGAGTTGGAAGCTTAAAATCTGCTGGTAAAGAGCAACTCATTACTTGTTACCGAACAGGTAACATGCAGATATCAGGCCAAGGACCCGCAATTGGTTGCATATCTCAAGTACGTCATGTTGCTAAAAGAAGCTTTCACTGAGTTTGACTTGTTCATGTGCCAAGAGAACAAAATTCTCGGGTCGAACTCTTGGCGAACTGCCTCTTGGCAAACTAGCCAATTCGAGAAAGGGAAACCGACAAAGGTCGGTGATCCTGGAAACCTTGAAGGCCCCTAGAACGGCGGAAGAGAACCCAGCTAAGGAGGTCTTGGGGGTAAACACCCAGAGAGGAAGCAGTCCCCAGTCATTGACTCAGGAAACACTGAAAGTTCCCCGAGTAGTGGCATGCGAGGTGTTGGAGGAGGAAGTAATGGTTATCTCCCAAGGTAGCCCAGCGGATACCTAGATCATTTCTTACCAACGCTATTTAGCCGATGGATTGCTTCCCAACGAGCCCGCAGAGGTGAAAGCGATAAAGAGAAATTCGGGAAAGTACACACTGATTGATGGCAAGTTGTTTCGTCATGGATATGCTTACCCTGCCCTTCTTTGCATCAATGGGGACTAGTGTGTCCATGTAATGACCGAGGTGCACGAAGGCTTCAGCGAAAATCATATTAGAGGCCGAGCACTCGCGTTGAAAGTCATCCAAGCTGGATACTATTGGCCGAAAATGAAAGAAGACTGTGGGAGGTACGCTCAGCGGTATGAGCAGTGCTAGAAACACATTGATTGGCATCAGGCACCTGCAGAGGAGTTGTCGATCTGTAGTCCATGCCCATTCCATACCCGGGGAATAGACATTTTGGGTCATTTCCCTTTGGAAATACGCTAAATGAAGTACCTTGTGGtagccatcgaatacttcaccaagtgggctGAAGTCGAGCCTGTTGCGGAGATCACTGCCCTCAAGGTGCAACATTATGTATGGAAGCACATAGTATGTCGCTTTGGGGTTCCCAGACAtatggtgtcagataatggaaCACAATTCACCAGTCAGCAGTTAGGCGAGTTATGTTCGGAGCTCGAAATAAGGCAGGTATTTGCCTTTgtcgagcacccccagacaaatggccaagttgAATCAGCCAACAGGGTTTTCctca includes:
- the LOC137834098 gene encoding uncharacterized protein, with product MLLAKELGAQRLLAKGDSLLVTGKVTGEYKAKDPQLASYLRYVKILRAAFSAFDLIHVPREQNSRAYLLSKLASSGKGGWQRSVIQQTLKSPRTTARGLFEVDHLKVWQISPEKGSRHRSVIQETLKAPRITIHELPKHERFEVMQINTTDTWLTPYRRYLVDGLLPSKPTEAKIIKRNIGQYTLIDGHLFRDGYTHPLLTCVSGYQCTQIMFELHKGICGSHIDGRALSLKLIRVGYYWPTMIMGNMSSGVNNV